GGTGTCGGTTCACGGCCTGCGTTGCGCAGGATCTTCCAGACCGTCGAGGCCGCGATGCGGTGGCCGAGGCGGCGGAGTTCACCGTGGATTCGACGGTATCCCCACGCGGGGTTCTCCGAATCGAGACGCAGAACGAGTTCGCGAAGCTGAGCAGGTGTGGCTGGCCGTCCGGCGCGAGGCTTGGTATGGGGGTAGATCCATCGGCGGGTCACGAGGCGGCGGTGCCAGCCGATCACAGTTTCAGGCTTGACGATCAACATCACCCGTGGGAGTCGTTTACGGTCGAAGACCTGCGAGAGCACACCCAGGACGGCACGATCGGCTGGCGTGAACTTGGGCTTGTCGATCTGGCGCTGCGTCACACGGAGTTGATGGCGCAGGGCGAGGATCTCAGCGATGCGGTCGTCACCAGAGACCAACATGAGCGCCAGACGTTCGAAAGCCAGGCGAACCAGCCACGACAACAGCTCCCTCATCTTCGGCTTCACCCGCCGCAGGGTAGAGTCCGAAAACAGCCTCCCACCTGCTACGACGCATTTCCGGCAGCTTCACGCTCGAACTCTTCGTTATAGGTATGGCGATTCACCAGGCTCGTGGACTCCTCCCCCGAGATCTTCTCTCAGGTAGCGGTGTCTCACACAGCGGGGAACTCCACAACCGCGGCTTCATGGGTCGCCGGGCAGAGTCCAACATCGCCTCTCGCCTGCTGCGATCGGTTTGCGGCGAGCAGAAACCCTGTGATCTGGTCCACCCGGCGCTGAACGCTTGTTCATGTGTGACGCTTGTGTGGTTTGCGGAAACTTGCTGGTCGGGCTAGACGGTCGGGCGACACGTTCGGGACTGTCAGATTTCGTGTGTAAACGGTCGTGGCTGTCATTGATTAGATGTGGTTGGTGATGCGTTCACCGTAGTGAACGGTGAGGGTGTTGAGGACGGCTTTCCAGCCGTTGGTCTTGCCGATGAGGTCTTGGCGGTTCTTGCGCCGTTTTGTCGCCGTGAGGTAGAGGACCTTCAGCGCGGCCTGCTCGGTTGGGAAGTGTCCTCTGTGGCGGACGGCTCGTCGGAATCTGGCGTTCAGCGACTCTATGGAATTGGTCGTGTAGATGATCTTGCGGAGCTCGGGTGGGAACTCGAGGAACGGGACGAACTCGTTCCACACGTTCTCCCATGAACCGATCATCGCCGGGTAGATGTCTCTCCAGCCATCAGCGAACTCGGCGAACGCTGCCTCGGCGGCCGGAACGGTCGGTGCGGTGTAGATCGCTCGCATCTGCTTCGTGATCTGACCCCAGTGCTTCTTCGACGCGTAGCGCAGACTGTTGCGCACCATATGAACGACACACGTCTGGACGGTGGTGTCTTTCCAGATCGTCCGGATCGCCTCGGGCAGACCCTTCAACCCGTCACAACAGGTCACCAAAACGTCGGTGATGCCACGGTTGCGGAGCTCGGTGAGCATGGTCATCCACTGCTTGGCTCCTTCACCACCGGTGGGGCCCATCCACAAGCCGAGCACGTCTCGTTCCCCGTCGAGGTTCACGCCGATCGCCACATACACCGGCCGGTTCGCGACCTGCGTGTCGCGGACCTTGACCACGATCGCGTCGATCAGCACGACCGCGTAGATCGGATCAAGCGGCCTCGACTGCCAGGCCTCCATCTCCGCGACGATCGTGTCGGTGATCCGTCTGATCGTGTCCTTGGAGATCGAAGTGCCATAGGTTTCTTCGAGGTGGTCACGGATCTCACCAGTTGTGAGCCCTTGCCCATACAGCGAGATGACCTGGCCGGCCAGACCATCAATCCGCCGCTGACCATGAGGCACGAGGACCGGGTCGAACGTTCCGTTACGGTCCCGAGGAACCCGCAGCTCAACCTCGCCGACCTCGGTCGTCACAGTCTTGGGAAACGACCCGTTACGCGAGTTCCCAGTGTTGTGCCCGTCGGGCGAGTGACGCTCATAACCCAGATGGTCGGTCATCTCGACCCCCAGGCCGGTCTCGAGCACCCGAGCGATCAGCTGGGGCAACAAACCGCCCTCGCCAGTGAGAGCGATCCCATCAGCACGAGCCTGATCCACCAGCTGCTCCGCCAACAGGTTCAGATCGTCACCAACGACGAGCTCCCCCGGCGGCGCCACAGGCACCAACTCCCTCGACGTTGACGTGTTCTTTCGTGTGGTCACAAGCGTGATCCTTCCCGACCCACGACCAACAGCCGCGGACCATTCAGGCCACACCATTTACACACACGATCGGACAGACCCTCCGTTGCGGTATAGCGACCCGACAGGCCACATATATGATACGCCCGACATGTCCTATGCGCTGGACCCAGACGACCCCGTCGCACAGCTGGTCGTGAATTCGTGGCGCTACTTGAACCAACTACAGCAGATGGGGTGGGAGTACACCGTCACGCGCTCGACAGATGTATTCGCTGGAAGCAGCTGGTCAGGGTCAAAATCTGCCACGGTGTCGGTGACGTTTGTGAAGCCGAACGGCAAGACATCGAGATACTGGTGGAATGCATCCGCGACATACTCTTGGGAAGACTTCGAGAACCTCATAGAGGGAGAAGCGATATCTGACCGCGGGGATCGGTTCCTCTTCTATAACAGCGACAGAACGCAAGCCGAGATTCTCGCCTGTGCAACGCGTCTAAACGATTGTCGAGCTGCAGAAAAGATCTCGGCTGACGCGTTTGGACGAACCGATTACGCCCTCGGAGGCCATGGTCGCAGAAATGCGCTCAGGCACCTCTACGGCTCGGCGCGCGCTCTCCTCGAGCTCGGGGACGATGGTCGCGCGATCCTTGATTCGCACGAAGCTATTGTGGTTGACCCGCTCGACTCATACATCGATGATTTGAACAACGACGTTGCTGCTCAGATAGCCGAGGAGTTCTCGGGTAGGGGGTCGTATTCAAACGATGAACTCTTTGCTCGCGCTCAAGAGCTGCTTGAGACCGAGGCATCATGTCGACGAGGATTCGGAGTTGGTGGCTGTGCGCTTCCCTAGGGATAGTCGATCGTTGAGGCGCAGCTTGTTCTTGATTGCTCTGGCCGCGTTGGCATTGTGGACTGTCTTTCTATTTGTCGACCGCTCATCTGGTCCCAACCTGCCGAGTTTCGTTGATCCCGATACCGCCCTCGAGGACGCAATTGACGTTGGGGATATGGATGCGCTGCGCGTGCGGGCAAGCCAGGTGGGTCGGACTCAACTAGACTTGGCGCTGATCCTGGCGGTCGCGCAAAGGAAGCCTGAAGCAGCGGAGATTCTCGCTTCCAGCGGCGCAGATGCGCGAGACTACGACATCAATCTCTACCTACTCGCGCTTGAAGGCGGCGAGCTGACGTCGGGCGCAGCTGCTCCGACGATTGAGTGGTTGATGTCTGCGGGGTACGATTTGTGCCGACCCGTCTCGCTCGGAGAGGGGTCGGCCGAAGGTTTGTCCGCAAGCTCCCAGATAAGAAGTTTGGCCTCCGCAAGTGGGGAGCCGTTAGACGAGTTCCTTGCCGTACTCGACGAGTGCTCGTGAGTCGTGAAGGCGCTGTTGCGTTGACGGATCGACTGGCGCGTGAGCCGCTCGAATATTCGGTCGCGGCTGGTCAGGCGGCGTTTTCGTATTCGTGTATGAGTCCGTCGCATCTAGTGGTTCGTAGCACGTGTGCCTGCCGAGAACGCGTCGGTCGGGTTGGTGGGGGTCTCGGTGCGGCTTGGTTGTCCGTGGATTCGGCCGGTTGGGCGTTTCTGGGCGTGTGGTGCCCGGAAACTCGGTTGTGGCTGGTCAGGCGGCGTTTCGGTATTCGTGTATGAGGCCGTCGCATCGACTGGTTCGGAGCACGGTGACGGGCGTCGGCGGAGCTTCGGGCGGTTCGTTGACGGGTGTCGGTGGCCGCTGGTTGAGAGACTGGTGGGGTCGGTGCTGGTTGAAGTGAGCGATGTAGGCGCGGACGAGGCGTTCGAGCTGCTGGCGGTTCCACACGATGGTGCGGTCGAGGAGTTCGCGGCGGATCGACCCGATCCAGCGTTCAGCGAACGTGTTCGCGACTGGAACCCGAACGGGTGTCTTGAGGATTTTGAACCCTTCGGTTCTGAATGCCTCGTCAAAAGCGTCAACGAACTGGCTGCCACGGTCACGAACGAGTGCTCGTGCTCCTTCGAGGCGTTCGGCGTGGCTCATGAACAGGTTTCTCGCGGCCTGTGTGGTCCACTCTCCGGTCGGGTTGGCCGTGATGCCTGCGAAGATCACCTCGCGGGACCGAACCTTGACGAAGAACAGAATGTAGTAGCGGCGCAAGAAAGCGGTGTCGACGGTGAAGAAGTCGCAAGCGACCGCTGCTTGGGAGTGCAAGAACTCGGTCCAGGTCACATCCGAGCGGTTTGGGGACGGGTCGATGCCGTGGTCGGTGAGGATCTGCCATACGGTGCCTTTGCCGATCTTGTGGCCGAGTCGGGCGAGTTCGCCCTGGATGCGGCGATGTCCCCATGTCGGGTTCTCTTGGGCGAGTCGCACGATCAGCTGACGTAGCTCGGCGCTGATCGGAGGTCTCCCAGGCCGGCGAGCCGGTGGCTGTGTCCAGTGTTTCGCGATTCGTTTGCGGTGCCATCGCAGCAGAGTCTCAGGCGACACGATCCATCCCTGACGCAGCGCCTTTGGCAGCGCGGCGGCGATCGCGCCGAGCAGGGTCCGATCGTCGTCGGTGAGCGAGGGTCGGCCGACCTGGCGGCGCAGCACGGCATTCTCGTGGCGCAGCACGATGATCTGTAGGTCTTTCCAGCGCCCAGAACGCACAGCGATACGCGCGAACTGGGCAAGGAACCGGTAGAGGAGACGAGACACGAGGATTCAGGATGGCGGCATCAGGCCTGGTCAGCACCCACGCGCGGGTTTCCGGGCACCACACGCTGTTGTCAACCATTCGTTGAGAACCATCCTCGGCAATCGATGGCTCCACTAGGTAGGGTGTCTATCTATGCAAGATGTCGATGTACCGTCGGGGTGGTTTCGTGGAGTGCTGGACCCGTGCCTGTTGGCCCTGGTCGGCGAGGGAGAGACCTATGGCTATGAGTTGGCCGCCCGGCTGGAGAACGCCGGGTTGGGTCGGGTGAAGGGCGGGTCGCTGTATCCATCGTTGGCTCGTCTGGAGAAGCGGGGGTGGCTGGCGCCGCAGTGGAAGGCCGGCGATGGGGGGCCGGGCCGCAAGTACTACACCCTGACCGCTTCGGGCCGGGCTGAGCTGGAACACCAAGCGCAGGCGTGGGGTGAGTTCGCGGGCCGGGTCGCCAGCGTGTTGGGGGCGGAGGTGGCGCGGTGAGGGACGAGTCCTGGTTGAATGCCTTCGATCACGCGCTCGAGGCGGCCGGCGTGGCCCCGGTGGAGCGGGCATCGGCTCGGGTGGAGACCGAAGGGTTTCTCACCGATGCTGGCGTGTCGGCCTTTGAGCACTTCGGACCCCCTGACGTGTATGCGGCGGAGCTGGCGAAAGCGCTCGCGAGCACTGCTGACGTGGGCCAGCGGTCCAAGAAGACCGTTCAGGGTCCGGTGGTCGTGCAGGTCGACGCGGTGTCGAAGTCCTACCGCGGAGCTGTCGCGTTGCACGAGGTCTCGTTGAGCGTGGCCAAGGGCGAGGTTGTGGTGTTGACGGGCCCGAACGGGGCAGGGAAGTCGACGCTGCTGCGCATGCTGGCGAGCCTTGAGCGCCCGGACACCGGCACGATCTCGGTCTCTGGTGCGGTTGGCTACGTCCCCCAAGCAGGTGGGCTTGACCTGTACCTGACCGCTGGGGAGCACTTCGAACTCTTCGCCGCGCCGACCGGAATGAGCGGATCCGAGGCGCGCCGCGAAGGGAATCGGCTAGCCCGTGAACTCGGCTGGGACTCCGCTTCGGGGCCGCTGGCGGGGGAGCTCTCGGGAGGTACGGCCCAGAAGCTGGCCGTGATCACCGCACTGCTTGCACAACCCGAGATCCTCCTGCTCGACGAGCCGTACCAGGGCATGGACGCCGACAGTCAGCAGCGCTTCTGGGCGCTGTTGTGGGCCTGGCAGGAAGGCGGTCGCTCTGCGGTTGTGTCGTCGCACTCGACCGACGCGTTGGCCAAGGCGTCCAAGGTTGTCGAGATCGAAGGGCTGACCCTGCGATGAACACGATCGTCCTTCGGGCCAACACGACGATGCGGGCGCTGTTGCGCCGCCGCCTTGCGCTCGCGGTGCTGGTGGTCATGCCAGTCGCCTTCTACTTCGTCACCCGCTCCTCGGTCGGCCAGTCGGTCCGGGCGCTCGTGTTCGGAATCAGCTGGGCGGTCAGCACCGTCGCGTTCTTCGCCACCGTCTCGGCCCGGAATCTCGAACCCCGCCTGACGCTCGCCGGCTGGCGACGCGGCCACCTGTTGGCTGGAAGGTTGCTCGGCCTGCTGGCGATCGTCGCGGCCTTGACCGTCGCCTATGTCGCCTTGGTCGGTGTCGACCGTGACGTGCGCAGCCTCAGTGCCGTGGCAGTGGACTTCCTGGTCACCGGCGCAGTCGCAGTTGGAGTCGGCACCACCGTGGGCACCGTCATCGGAAGGGAAATGGAAGGCACACTCGTGCTGTTCTTCTTCGCCGGCCTCCAGGCCGTCGCCAATCCGTTCGACACCTGGTCCCGAGCGCTGCCGTTCTGGTCATCACGTGAACTCGGAACCTGGGCCATCGACGGCCCCGACATCGGCTCCCTCGCCGACGGCCTCACCCACGCCGCCACCGTCGTCGTCCTAAGCGGAATTGTCAGCTGGGCTTTCGACCGACGCTCCGCGCCACGCTGACGACTGCACCGCCGGCGCGACCCTGGTTGTACGGGCGACGTCGATGGTTCATCCAACCGAGGGACTGTTGCAGAGCTTGTGGATGGGGGGCCGCCACATCGGCTGGTCGAGATCTTGGGAGCGTCCTGAACCTACGGAGAGCCTGTGCCGCCCGGAAACCGGGTGGCCCCCATCAGGCGGCATTTCGGTACTCGTGTATGAGTCCGTCGCATCGGCTGGTTCGAAGCACGGTGACGGTGGATGGGGACACCTCTGGCGGTTCGTCGACGGGTGTCGGTGGTCGTTGGTCGAGCGGCTGGTGGGGTCGATGCTGGTTGAAGTGCTAAACGTAGTCGCGAACGAGGCGTTCGAGCTGCTGTTGGTTCCAAACGATCGTGCGGTCGAGGAGTTCGCGGCGGATCGATCCGAACCATCTTTCTGCGAGGCGAATTGACCACACAACAGCTCTCTCATCTGCGGTTTCACTCGCTGGAGGGTAGAGCCCGAAACCGTCTCCCACCTGGTGCGATGCATTTCCGGCAGGTTCAGGGGCCGACCGGCACGACGGGTTGGTGGCTGGGTCCAGTGGTTCGCGATCCGTTTGCGGTGCCAACGCAGCAGCGTCTCGGGTGTGGCGATCCAACCTTGCCGCAGCGCCTTGGGCAGAGCTGCGGCGACAGCGCCGAGCAAGGTCCGGTCGTCGTCGTTGAGCGCGGGTCGGCCGACCTGGCGGCGTAGTACGGCGTTCTCGTGGCGCAGGACGATGATCTGGAGGTCTTTCCAGCGTCCGGAACGCACGGCGAGACCAGCGAACTGAGCGAGGAAGCGGTACAGGAGACGAGACACAAGAGGCCAGGATGGCGGGCAAAGGCGCTGGTCAGCGCACACGCGCCAATATTCGAGCGGCACAGGTGGCTGGGTCCAGTGTTTCGCGATTCGTTTGCGGTGCCATCGCAGCAGCGTTTCGGGTGTGACGATCCAGCCGTGGCGTAGCGCCTTGGGCAGGGCCGCGGCGATCGCGCCGAGCAGGGTCCGGTCGTCGTCGGTGAGCGATGGTCGGCCTACCTGGCGGCGCAGCACGGCATTCTCGTGGCGAAGGACGATGATCTGGAGGTCTTTCCAGCGCCCAGAACGCACAGCGATACGCGCGAACTGGGCAAGGAACCGGTAGAGGAGACGAGACACGAGGATTCAGGATGGCGGCATCAGGCCTGGTCAGCACCCACGCGCGGGTTTCCGGGCACCACACGGTGTGTCTCGAAAAATGCGTAACCCCGGCCGTTTGCAGGGCAGGGACGGTTCCGGGGTCTTCGCCGTCCATTGTAGGGTCGGCGGTGAAGATGTCAACGTTCAATCATCAGACGATCGTTGATCGTCTCACCTCTGACAGGCTCTCGTCGTATCTGGCCGTGACGGCTGGCGATGTTCGCGCGGCTGTCGAGTTGTACGACTGGAACGCCCAGGTTGGCGCTGCTCTGTACGAGGATCTCGGTCGTCTCGAGGTGATCTTCCGCAATGCGATCGATGTCGCCCTGATCACATACGGCCAGTCGCGGGGATGGTCCCAGGTCTGGTATCGGCAACGGCCTTTGTTCACGGGGAGGCCTGGACGGCGCGCCTGGGACGATATTGATGCGGCCCGTCGTCGGTCCACTCGTCGCGGTCGGCCGGAGGCGCACGGTCAGGTGATAGCGGAGTTGAGTTTCGGGTTCTGGCGGTTCCTGTGCACCACGCACTACTTGACGTCGTTGTGGGTTCCGGCGCTGGCGGCTGCCTTTTCTCACCATCCTGATGCCGGCGATGCGAGGATTGTGCGCGCCGATGTCGACGACCGGATTCAGCGACTTCACTTCCTGCGTAATCGGATCGCCCACCATGAGCCGATCCACCAACGGAACCTCATACGCGATCATGAGGAACTTCTCGACGTGATCGGGTGGATTTGCCCTGACAGTCACGCCTGGGTCAGCTCGGCGAGCCGAACGCCTGCCGGCATCGGGGACCGACCGTGAACGCGGTCACCCGCCAGGGGTGTCGCTATGCAAATGGTTTGCTAATGGCAGCCTGCGGCAAGGAGCGGAATCTTGCGGCGGGTAGCGTTCGGGCCGGTCGCCAGTTGCCGTTGTTTGCCGCTCCCTGCTACCTATTGCCGCCAGACGCCACTTCGGGGAGGTGAGTTCAAGTCCCCCCTCCGACACCAATACGAAGCACCTAAAACCCCAGGTCACAGGCCTGGGGTTCCTTCGTTTTCGATCGCAAGTGTGTCGGTTGCTAACGGATTTGCTAACGGCAAAGTGAGTTGTGGGTGCCGAATACTCGGCCGGGGCTGGTCAGGCGTGTGGGTGCCCGAGATCCTGTCGTTCCTGGTCAGGCGGCTGTTCTGTATTCGTTGATGAGGCCGTCGCATCGTGTGTTTCGGACGATCTGGAGGACCGGTTTGGGCCTGTCGGGCGAGTCATTTGGGGTATCGGTGGGTCGGGGAGGTTGCTGGTCGAGGGAGCGGTGGGGTCTGTGCTGGTTGTAGTGGTCGATGAATTCGACGACGAGGCGGTGGAGCTGTCGCTGGTTCCAGATGATGGTGCGGTCGAGCAGTTCGCGGCGCAGGGTTCCGATCCAGCGTTCAGCAAAAGTGTTTGCTACCGGCGTTCGGACCGGGGTCTTGAGTACCTTCATACCTTGGGTGCGGAAGATCTCGTCGAACGCGTCGACGAATTGGCTCCCGCGGTCACGCACCAGAGCCCGGGCCGGTTCGAGCCGGTCGGAGTGGGTCAGGAACAGGTTTCGGGCGGCTTGGGTGGTCCACGGCCCTGTCGGCTTGGCGGTGATTCCGGCGAAGAACACTTCGCGGCTGGTCACGTCGATGACGAACAGTAGGTAGTAGCGGCGCAAGAACGCGGTGTCGATGGTCGCGAAGTCGCAGGCCACGGCGGCTTGGGAGCGCAGGAACTGGGTCCAGGTCACGTCGGCACGGTTGGGGGATGGGTCGATGTTGTGTTGTTTGAGGATCCGCCACACCGTCGAAGCGCCTACCTTGTGGCCAGCCCGTCGGAGTTCACCGGTGATACGTCGGTAGCCCCAGGTTGGGTTGTCGGTGGCCATCTCCACGATCAGCGCGACGACTTGGCTGTCGGTGGAGGGTCGGCCGGGACGTTTCTGAGGCTGGGTCCAGTGTCGGGCGATGCGTTTGCGGTGCATCGCAGCAGCGTCTCTGGCGTGACGATCCAGCCTTCGCGAAGTCGTCGGGGGAGTGCAGCTGCGATAGCGCCGAGCAGTGTTCGGTCGTCGTCGTTGATTGCGGGCCGGTCGAACTGGCGGCGCGGCACGGTGAGCTGGTGGCGTAGGACGATGATCTCGATGTCCTTGGAGCGCCCAGACCGCACCGCGAGCCGTGCGAGCAGGGCCAAGAATCGGTACAGAATACGAAACACGGGATGCCAGGATGGAGGGCATCGCCCCTGGTCAGACACCATGACCCTATTTCGGGCACCCACAGGAGGGCAAACGACCTGGTCAGACACTATGGCCCTATTTCGGGCACCCACAAAGGAGGGGAACCGGTACCCGGCGAACGCAGCAGGCTCAGAACGACCTTGGCGACACGCGCGAGTAATCGGCCCCTACACGAATCTCAGCAAGCGTCCTGCTCGGTCAGCTCTGCCAGCCTTTCGGGGTCGTCAAGCTGATAACAGGGTGAGTCAGGTCCGTGGAGGTTCTCGTCGTGGCGCACGCCGCCTTCCGGCACTCCGGCCTCGAGCAGTTCCTCGCGGCTCATGTCAGGCGTTTGCGGCACTGGAAGGGGCACTCCGTGATTGATTAGCGCGTCGATGTCATCAACGCTGGTCTCGAACGCGGTGCCGGGCAGCCGATGCTCGAACGCGCCGCGCGCACCTGCGGCGATAATGCCGCCTGGTCCCAACTTGACCAGCCGTCCGTCGCTGATCGTGAGGAGTCCAGCAGCGTGATCATCGAACCGGCCGAACACTAGCCACTGGTGGCGCGCCTCCTTGGCTTCGAGTTCGGGCCGCAGCAGATCAATTGGTTCGACGGCAATCCGTGCAAGTCCGTCCTCGTAACGAATCAGGGCCGGGTGACCGACCGTCACTCTGTCTCCCGCAGTCGTTCCCGAGAGCAAGCGATCAACCCGGAATTCGAGTCCGTCGTATACAACGGTGCTGTGATCGTCGATGGTCGGATCTGTCACGAGACGCACTTCTGCTACGTCGGCGGACGAGCCTATAAGCGTGCCGACGAAGACTAGGTCTGACTCGTCGATCAGCTCCG
Above is a genomic segment from Acidimicrobiales bacterium containing:
- a CDS encoding integrase core domain-containing protein; this encodes MSRLLYRFLAQFARIAVRSGRWKDLQIIVLRHENAVLRRQVGRPSLTDDDRTLLGAIAAALPKALRQGWIVSPETLLRWHRKRIAKHWTQPPARRPGRPPISAELRQLIVRLAQENPTWGHRRIQGELARLGHKIGKGTVWQILTDHGIDPSPNRSDVTWTEFLHSQAAVACDFFTVDTAFLRRYYILFFVKVRSREVIFAGITANPTGEWTTQAARNLFMSHAERLEGARALVRDRGSQFVDAFDEAFRTEGFKILKTPVRVPVANTFAERWIGSIRRELLDRTIVWNRQQLERLVRAYIAHFNQHRPHQSLNQRPPTPVNEPPEAPPTPVTVLRTSRCDGLIHEYRNAA
- a CDS encoding IS256 family transposase — encoded protein: MTTRKNTSTSRELVPVAPPGELVVGDDLNLLAEQLVDQARADGIALTGEGGLLPQLIARVLETGLGVEMTDHLGYERHSPDGHNTGNSRNGSFPKTVTTEVGEVELRVPRDRNGTFDPVLVPHGQRRIDGLAGQVISLYGQGLTTGEIRDHLEETYGTSISKDTIRRITDTIVAEMEAWQSRPLDPIYAVVLIDAIVVKVRDTQVANRPVYVAIGVNLDGERDVLGLWMGPTGGEGAKQWMTMLTELRNRGITDVLVTCCDGLKGLPEAIRTIWKDTTVQTCVVHMVRNSLRYASKKHWGQITKQMRAIYTAPTVPAAEAAFAEFADGWRDIYPAMIGSWENVWNEFVPFLEFPPELRKIIYTTNSIESLNARFRRAVRHRGHFPTEQAALKVLYLTATKRRKNRQDLIGKTNGWKAVLNTLTVHYGERITNHI
- a CDS encoding PadR family transcriptional regulator: MQDVDVPSGWFRGVLDPCLLALVGEGETYGYELAARLENAGLGRVKGGSLYPSLARLEKRGWLAPQWKAGDGGPGRKYYTLTASGRAELEHQAQAWGEFAGRVASVLGAEVAR
- a CDS encoding ABC transporter ATP-binding protein, with protein sequence MRDESWLNAFDHALEAAGVAPVERASARVETEGFLTDAGVSAFEHFGPPDVYAAELAKALASTADVGQRSKKTVQGPVVVQVDAVSKSYRGAVALHEVSLSVAKGEVVVLTGPNGAGKSTLLRMLASLERPDTGTISVSGAVGYVPQAGGLDLYLTAGEHFELFAAPTGMSGSEARREGNRLARELGWDSASGPLAGELSGGTAQKLAVITALLAQPEILLLDEPYQGMDADSQQRFWALLWAWQEGGRSAVVSSHSTDALAKASKVVEIEGLTLR
- a CDS encoding integrase core domain-containing protein, with the translated sequence MATDNPTWGYRRITGELRRAGHKVGASTVWRILKQHNIDPSPNRADVTWTQFLRSQAAVACDFATIDTAFLRRYYLLFVIDVTSREVFFAGITAKPTGPWTTQAARNLFLTHSDRLEPARALVRDRGSQFVDAFDEIFRTQGMKVLKTPVRTPVANTFAERWIGTLRRELLDRTIIWNQRQLHRLVVEFIDHYNQHRPHRSLDQQPPRPTDTPNDSPDRPKPVLQIVRNTRCDGLINEYRTAA